The following are encoded in a window of Bremerella alba genomic DNA:
- a CDS encoding LysM peptidoglycan-binding domain-containing protein: MNGDSKFLTLAALGVIGLGSAMPYWSAWSAPNQAPPEISTAQPAAPQPADEPRLTAQQYWDQQVSRPDVVTLTPRGGQSMGLDNPAQIPSLSMDMQQATPVAAQPILANVPINQVGSVSLASRVEDMGAPKTASRAVVPIEIPGSARPLPPTMTSPVITTRQVMKPELPETQVQQQFTPLPRIAPPNHGASNSGSKITREHRVRDGDSLESIAEKYLGDPLLADAVFRANRSQLDTPELLPIGITLMIPSSSVEQSAPEVDGQLRPMTRLRPVSTGAGSRGGELPWTTLSPPGT, from the coding sequence ATGAATGGCGATTCCAAGTTTCTTACCTTGGCTGCACTCGGAGTGATTGGCCTTGGTTCCGCTATGCCCTATTGGTCGGCATGGTCTGCTCCTAATCAGGCTCCGCCTGAGATTTCCACCGCCCAGCCGGCGGCACCACAACCAGCGGACGAGCCTCGGCTTACCGCGCAGCAGTATTGGGATCAACAAGTATCCCGTCCCGACGTCGTGACGCTAACGCCTCGCGGTGGGCAAAGTATGGGTCTCGATAACCCTGCCCAGATTCCTTCCCTTTCGATGGACATGCAGCAAGCGACTCCGGTCGCGGCCCAGCCAATTTTGGCGAACGTGCCCATTAATCAAGTAGGTAGTGTCTCGCTGGCTTCCCGTGTGGAAGACATGGGCGCACCCAAGACGGCCTCACGTGCGGTGGTTCCCATCGAGATCCCTGGCTCAGCAAGACCGCTGCCGCCTACGATGACCTCGCCGGTGATTACGACACGTCAGGTCATGAAGCCCGAACTGCCAGAGACGCAAGTCCAACAGCAGTTCACTCCCCTGCCCCGTATCGCGCCACCCAATCACGGCGCGAGTAACAGCGGGTCGAAGATAACGCGGGAGCACCGCGTAAGAGATGGTGATAGTCTGGAGTCGATCGCCGAGAAATACCTCGGCGATCCGCTCCTCGCGGACGCGGTCTTCCGAGCCAACCGGTCTCAGCTCGATACTCCTGAGTTGCTGCCGATCGGAATTACGCTGATGATTCCCAGTTCTTCCGTTGAACAGTCAGCCCCGGAAGTAGATGGGCAACTCAGGCCGATGACCCGTTTGCGTCCGGTTTCCACCGGTGCCGGTTCACGCGGTGGAGAACTGCCTTGGACGACGTTGTCGCCGCCTGGAACCTAA
- a CDS encoding DUF2752 domain-containing protein: MAEAASLSPLRWYQRILMGIGGGILAILLVTAAWLTPSTKGLGTHQQLGLPPCTLVQLTGTRCPSCGMTTSWSHLMKGNVWGSLNANTAGCLLGLIALFLAPWMLSSALLGRLTVAAPSDAVLITITVLVVAVTLGDWLVRINF, from the coding sequence ATGGCTGAAGCGGCCTCCCTTTCACCACTTCGTTGGTATCAGCGAATCCTCATGGGAATTGGGGGCGGTATTTTAGCCATTTTACTGGTAACCGCTGCCTGGCTTACGCCTAGCACTAAGGGACTGGGAACGCATCAGCAGTTGGGGCTTCCCCCATGTACGCTGGTGCAGTTGACCGGTACCCGCTGTCCCTCGTGTGGGATGACCACTAGCTGGTCGCACCTGATGAAGGGCAATGTTTGGGGCTCGCTCAACGCGAACACCGCTGGCTGCCTGTTAGGACTCATTGCACTGTTCCTCGCTCCGTGGATGTTGAGCTCGGCTTTACTGGGCAGGCTCACCGTCGCGGCTCCTAGTGACGCAGTCCTTATCACGATCACAGTTCTGGTCGTGGCCGTCACACTGGGAGACTGGTTAGTAAGAATCAATTTTTGA
- a CDS encoding alpha/beta hydrolase: MRLQIFSLFVALCALSILDLSIIQAQPPAKPGARRDIPPPETVSVTTKDGVIIHGTYFGSSLGKKAIPVIMLPGWEHSQKDLTGLALAMQKEGLAVITVDLRGHGASKSIQGPGGQIVEINLDRIRSSDFDAFVTQDLEAVKSFLMQENNKGNLNIEMLTIIGCDFSATAALNFAAQDWSWPILPSIKQGQDVKGLILVSPPKTFKGFNANRALQTPILKNELSIMVIAGEGDRNSFSDAKRIFSTIDKIRQKNLSDAKDRTIFFAAKPNSLEGTDLLADPRSNCLKDILFFTKVHMAELQASDPWTDRTTPLQ; encoded by the coding sequence ATGCGTTTGCAAATTTTCTCGCTGTTCGTTGCCTTGTGCGCGTTATCGATCCTTGATCTCTCGATCATCCAAGCTCAGCCACCTGCGAAACCTGGTGCGCGAAGAGATATTCCGCCTCCGGAAACCGTATCCGTAACCACCAAAGATGGCGTGATCATTCATGGGACGTACTTTGGAAGCAGTCTTGGTAAGAAGGCAATCCCCGTCATCATGCTGCCAGGCTGGGAGCACAGCCAAAAAGACCTGACAGGCCTAGCGTTGGCCATGCAGAAGGAAGGCCTGGCAGTGATTACCGTTGACCTTCGCGGTCATGGTGCCAGCAAGTCGATCCAAGGGCCAGGCGGCCAAATAGTCGAGATCAACCTGGATCGCATTCGTTCCAGTGATTTCGATGCGTTTGTTACTCAAGACTTGGAAGCCGTGAAAAGCTTCTTGATGCAAGAGAACAACAAGGGAAACCTCAATATCGAGATGCTCACGATTATTGGTTGCGACTTCAGTGCCACTGCGGCCTTGAATTTTGCCGCCCAAGATTGGAGCTGGCCCATTTTACCTTCGATCAAGCAAGGACAGGACGTGAAGGGTCTGATCCTGGTTTCTCCTCCGAAGACGTTTAAGGGATTCAATGCTAATCGAGCCCTTCAAACACCCATCCTCAAAAACGAGTTGTCGATTATGGTCATCGCCGGAGAAGGAGACCGCAACAGTTTCAGCGATGCCAAGCGTATCTTCAGCACGATCGATAAGATTCGCCAGAAGAACCTGAGTGACGCCAAAGATCGGACCATCTTCTTCGCGGCTAAGCCCAATTCCTTAGAAGGGACCGACCTGCTGGCCGATCCTCGCTCGAACTGCTTGAAAGACATTCTCTTCTTCACCAAAGTCCATATGGCGGAACTTCAAGCCAGTGATCCTTGGACCGATCGCACGACACCGCTTCAATAG